The following proteins are co-located in the Pedobacter sp. FW305-3-2-15-E-R2A2 genome:
- a CDS encoding SusC/RagA family TonB-linked outer membrane protein yields the protein MKRKLLLFSLLCLFLTQAAMAQNIIKGVVKDIKGLGIPGVTVKVSNTTNATITDFDGKYTISAPTNASLSFSSLGYISQNITVNGKTSTDIVLQEDSKTLGEVVVTAIGIKQQKKKLGYATQEVKMDVLSESKTMNIGNALSGQVAGLTVSNPTGMFQPPSFSLRGKTPLIVIDGIPVETDFFDVSGDNIANINVLKGTSASALYGSRGRNGAILITTKNAEKDGLEININTNNMVTAGFTVFPKTQTEYGNGSNGKYEFWDGEDGGISDGDMIWGPKFQPGVKIAQWNSPIRNKQTGETIAWWGNVKGTIYDDKSKYERVPTDWVRHDNLKDFLRPGIVTNNDFSVAYKTAKARFYVSGKYGFQRGQVPNTSLTTGGANFNSSFNLSKDLQLDATLSYNKVSSPNYPRYGYGPKNHMYTILIWMGDDVNGKDLRDHMYVPGMEGYRQANYNYAWYNNPYFASQELAQAQNRNVVNAQAKLRWQVMPGLSLQARASGRENKSFESMKSPKSYMNYGDSRNGDYKMWNNSQMNVDLDFLASYNKEISTDLSFTLNAGASTLNRDVQQEYASSDGLIVPAVYSLNNTQGPVQATNKLEQKSIRSVYASATFDLFNAVYLNVSGRNDWSSALIKENRSYFYPSASLSTMVSDYIQLPKAVDYLKVYTSWAKVSTDLDPYGVNSTYDKDITYGSTPSVTYPKVLINPNIKPEQSRSFELGLSTSIAKRVGLEFTFYNVIDENQIINLKTSEASGFETRKVNGNKYRTQGLEIVGNFSAIKNKNFSWNIAANWSTSVRRITELYNNQERFGDLRLNDRADSYYGTVWQKSASGEVILDANTGLPTKDDFNVNLGHKDPTWRLGLQNKFMIKGFDVNIDIDGAWGGVMRSVTIEKMWWGGKHPNSVEYRDAEYAAGKSIYVPNGVVITGGELKRDVNGNVLSDTRTYKQNTTAVNWQTWSQTYPYQARVTEGENKKFANVFDRSFFKLRRISVGYDLAKIVKVGSLKSIHLSAYSYNPLMWKKMPLLDPDYGDDDNLQDPSARFIGFSLGIKL from the coding sequence ATGAAAAGAAAACTACTACTATTCAGCCTGCTGTGCCTGTTCCTGACCCAGGCAGCAATGGCGCAAAATATCATTAAGGGAGTCGTCAAAGACATCAAAGGTCTTGGCATTCCGGGAGTGACGGTCAAAGTCTCCAACACAACCAATGCTACGATTACCGACTTTGATGGTAAATATACCATTTCGGCCCCCACAAATGCCAGCCTGTCCTTTAGCTCTCTGGGATATATTTCACAAAACATAACAGTTAACGGAAAGACTTCCACAGACATCGTCCTGCAGGAAGATTCAAAGACTCTTGGTGAAGTCGTAGTTACCGCAATCGGTATCAAACAACAAAAGAAAAAACTGGGATATGCGACACAAGAGGTGAAAATGGATGTCTTGTCGGAATCGAAAACAATGAATATCGGGAATGCGTTATCCGGACAGGTTGCAGGACTAACCGTGAGCAATCCAACTGGTATGTTTCAGCCGCCTTCTTTCTCTTTAAGAGGCAAAACCCCATTAATTGTAATTGATGGTATTCCTGTGGAAACGGACTTTTTTGATGTTTCAGGAGACAACATTGCCAATATCAACGTATTAAAAGGAACATCAGCCTCTGCTTTATATGGCTCAAGAGGTAGAAACGGTGCGATTTTGATCACTACAAAAAACGCTGAAAAAGACGGGCTGGAAATCAACATCAATACCAACAATATGGTGACTGCTGGTTTTACCGTTTTTCCAAAAACCCAAACGGAATACGGAAATGGTTCCAATGGGAAATATGAATTCTGGGATGGTGAAGATGGTGGTATTTCAGATGGCGACATGATCTGGGGTCCAAAATTTCAGCCTGGTGTTAAAATTGCGCAATGGAACAGCCCAATCAGAAACAAACAAACCGGAGAAACAATCGCCTGGTGGGGAAATGTGAAAGGAACCATTTATGACGATAAATCCAAGTATGAAAGGGTACCTACCGATTGGGTAAGACATGACAACCTGAAGGATTTTCTTAGACCTGGGATCGTCACCAACAATGACTTTTCCGTGGCGTACAAGACCGCTAAGGCCCGTTTCTATGTATCCGGAAAATATGGCTTCCAAAGGGGCCAGGTACCCAATACCTCACTCACTACAGGTGGAGCAAACTTTAATTCCTCCTTCAACCTGAGCAAAGACCTTCAGCTGGATGCCACATTGTCCTATAACAAAGTAAGCTCTCCCAACTACCCGCGCTATGGCTACGGTCCTAAAAACCACATGTATACCATTCTGATCTGGATGGGTGATGATGTCAATGGAAAAGACCTGAGAGACCATATGTACGTTCCTGGTATGGAGGGCTACAGACAAGCCAATTACAACTATGCATGGTACAACAACCCATACTTTGCTTCCCAGGAGCTGGCACAAGCCCAGAACAGGAATGTGGTAAACGCACAGGCAAAATTAAGATGGCAGGTAATGCCCGGCCTGAGCTTGCAGGCAAGGGCTTCCGGAAGAGAAAATAAATCTTTTGAAAGTATGAAAAGTCCTAAATCTTACATGAACTATGGCGATTCCAGAAATGGTGATTATAAGATGTGGAACAATTCTCAAATGAATGTCGACCTGGATTTCCTGGCCTCTTATAATAAGGAAATATCCACAGACCTGAGCTTCACTTTAAACGCAGGTGCATCCACACTGAACAGAGATGTTCAACAGGAATATGCTTCCAGTGATGGTTTAATCGTACCCGCTGTGTACAGCTTAAACAATACACAGGGACCGGTACAGGCTACAAATAAACTAGAGCAAAAATCCATCCGCAGCGTATACGCTTCAGCAACCTTCGATTTATTCAATGCCGTCTATTTGAATGTATCGGGTAGAAATGACTGGTCTTCCGCGCTGATTAAAGAAAACAGGTCTTACTTTTACCCGTCAGCATCATTGAGTACGATGGTTTCTGATTATATCCAACTGCCAAAAGCTGTGGATTATCTGAAGGTTTATACCTCATGGGCCAAAGTATCAACTGATCTTGATCCATACGGTGTAAATTCTACGTATGACAAAGACATTACTTACGGTTCAACACCATCAGTTACTTATCCAAAAGTGCTGATCAACCCTAATATTAAACCTGAACAATCGCGCTCATTCGAACTTGGTTTATCTACATCAATAGCCAAGAGAGTTGGCCTTGAATTCACTTTCTATAATGTTATTGATGAAAATCAAATCATTAATTTAAAAACTTCAGAAGCCTCTGGTTTCGAGACACGCAAGGTTAATGGCAACAAGTACAGAACCCAGGGTCTGGAGATTGTAGGTAATTTCAGTGCGATAAAAAACAAAAACTTCAGCTGGAACATTGCTGCGAACTGGAGCACTTCGGTAAGGAGAATTACAGAATTGTACAACAATCAGGAGAGATTCGGAGACCTGAGATTAAATGACAGAGCAGATAGTTATTATGGAACGGTATGGCAAAAAAGTGCTTCCGGAGAAGTGATTCTGGATGCAAATACGGGCCTTCCTACAAAAGACGATTTTAATGTAAACCTTGGTCATAAAGATCCAACCTGGCGCCTGGGCCTGCAAAACAAATTCATGATCAAAGGCTTTGATGTCAATATTGATATTGATGGTGCATGGGGTGGCGTAATGCGCTCTGTAACGATCGAGAAAATGTGGTGGGGTGGTAAACATCCAAACTCTGTGGAATATAGAGATGCCGAGTATGCCGCAGGAAAATCAATATATGTACCCAATGGGGTGGTCATTACCGGTGGTGAGCTTAAAAGAGATGTAAACGGAAATGTATTGTCAGACACCCGAACCTATAAGCAAAATACAACCGCAGTAAACTGGCAAACCTGGAGCCAAACCTATCCTTACCAGGCAAGGGTGACCGAAGGAGAAAACAAGAAATTTGCCAATGTTTTTGACCGTTCCTTCTTTAAACTAAGAAGAATATCGGTTGGATATGACCTTGCAAAAATTGTTAAAGTAGGTAGTTTAAAGTCAATACACCTTTCGGCTTACAGCTACAACCCATTGATGTGGAAGAAAATGCCATTATTGGATCCTGATTATGGCGATGACGACAACCTTCAAGATCCTTCCGCAAGATTTATTGGCTTCTCGCTAGGCATCAAACTTTAA